CATGAAGGTCGGCAAGGAAAGCATAGCCGGCACCATGGCGGCGCTGGAAGCCTGGGAGAAGCGCGATCACGCCGGTATCCGCCGGCGCGAGGAAGCCGCGCTCACCCTCTGGAAGGGCGCTTTGCAGGGCATACCGGGCATATCGGCTGAGATCATACCCGACCCGACCGCCAACCCGCTCGATCGCCTGCAGGTCTTCGTGCGGCCGGAAAGCCGCTTCACCGCCGCCGGCCTGGCCTCGGCGCTCGCCGTTGGCTCGCCGCCGATCATCGTGCGCAACCACGAGGTCGAACGCGGCCACTTCTTCCTCGACCCCTGCAACCTTCATCCCGGCGAAGCCGACATCGTCGCCGAACAGCTACGGGCCATATTGACCGCGAAGGATCGTCCCGCCGATGCGATGAAAGCCGCCCGTAAGGATTCATCAGGCGCTTTGCGCTGGCCGGATTGACTGCCAGACACCGTCCACCGGTAAAATTCCCCGGCTGCATCAGGCTGATCACGCGACTGTGAACCGGCGACGGGACTAAATTGCGGTCGCGACAAGTCTCCTCGGCATGCGCCACTGCTGGCGCTGAGGAGATCGGCATGGCCCATCATCGCGCGGACGGCGGCGAATATGGTCGCGGCTTCAGTCGCCGCCATATGCTGGCGCGCATGAACATCACCGCTCTTTCCCCCATGGCGCCCCGCCTTCCCGGAACGCTTGACACTGGTGACGCAGATGAATTCACTTTCGCCACAGCAGGCGGCGTTGCCTGTTTCGGCGGGTTTCACCCGCACAGGCAGGACGAGATCACCGTCCTTGCTTGAAAGCGCACGGCCTGTTCCTCCCGGAGTATCGAATCATGGTGCTGCTTTGAGCGAGAGGGCCCTGGCAGAACGCTTCAACGAGGTGGTGTTGCCGCATCTCGGCGACGCGCTGGCGCTTGCCAGATGGCTGACCGGCAACGCCGCCGATGCCGAGGATGTCGTGCAGGACGCCTGTATCAAGGCGCATGCCGGCATATCAGGCTATGCCGGCGGCAACGCCCGCGCCTGGCTGCTGACCATCGTGCGCAACACCTCCTACACCTGGATGTCGCGCAACCGGCCGCGCGCCATTATGGCCGTCGGCGACCTCGGCGATCTCGACGACATGGCGGCGGCCCATGGCACCAGCCTGCCGGACGAGGATGGCCCGGAGGCGAGCCTGATCGCCAGGGCCGACACAGCCGCACTAGAAGCGGCGATCGCGGCGCTGCCGCAGCCATTTCGCGAAACGCTGGTGTTGCGCGACATCAACGGCCTCAGCTATCGCGAGATATCGGCCATGCTCGACGTGCCGATGGGCACGGTGATGTCCAGGCTTGCCCGCGCTCGCGGCCTGCTTGCGTCCGAACTGGGGAGAGCGCCATGACCAGCCATGACGATGGACTGCCCAATGATCCCGAAGGTATCAGGCTTATGATCCACGCCCTTGTTGACGGAGAACTCGATGCCGCGGCCGCCCTTGCCGTGGAGCGCCGCATCGCCGCCGACCCCCGGCTTGCCGCCGAACATGCCCGTATCGTTGCCTTGCGCGCCACGGTCAGTCGTTTGCCGCGCCCCGACGTCAGCGATGCCTTCCGGGCCCGTATCGCGGCGATCGGCATGGCGGGCGCCGAACAGCAGGAGCAAGCCGAGGCGACAGAGCCACAGCAGCGCGCACCGTTGGCGCCGCCGGGATCGATTGTGGGCGCCGGCGCGGGCCAGAGACGGGAAGCCGGGACACGCCCGTCCCAGACGCGGTCGTCGCCGGGGGCACGCCGCTTCGGCTCGTTCGACTGGCGCGCTCTTGCCGCGTCGATCATGATCAGCGCAGTGCTGGCCAGTGGAGCGACGCAATGGGTGATGCAAGGCGGCATGGATGACGGCGTTGCCGCGGCGGTCGCCAACGGCCATCGCCGCAGCCTACTTGCCACGAGCCCGACCGACATCGTCTCGTCCGATCGCCATACGGTCAAGCCGTGGCTCGACGCCCGCATCGGCGTGTCGCCCCCTGCCCCTGACCTTGCCCAGGACGGCTACGCGCTGATTGGTGGCCGGGTCGAGGTGATATCAGGCCGGCCTGTGCCGGCACTGGTCTACCGCCACCGCGAGCACCTGATCACGCTGGTCGCCGAACCGCAGCAGGACGGCAAGGTCACTCAGCCTGACGACCTTTCGTCAGGCGGCTTCTCGATGGTGCACTGGAGTGACGGCGCCTTCTCCTTCTGGGCTATCTCCGACATGGAGCGGCCGGAACTCGACGACTTCGTCGCCCGCTTCCGCAAGGCGGCGGTATGACCCAGTTTCAGGAAAACGGCCCAAATGATCCTTGTGGACGCGAGCATTCGCGCCGCCGACGGCTGCGAAGACCGGCGGTCGCTGGTTCGGTCGCGTGAACAGGAGCTGCCCATTCGGGCAAGAAACGCCGCGCGGCGCGCAGTCCTCGCCGGCAGCTATTTCATCCGGTTATTCTCGTTGCCGGCCTATGAAGCTCTCGCCAGACACTTGATGAACCGACACCGGCGCGGGTTTGCCGGGGCGCGGCCAACGCTGCTCATCCTTGCCGTCGCCTCCGATTTCCGCTAAGGCGCGCCTTTGTCGCCGGGGAGCAGAAGCTTGAACGATCAACGCGCCGACGTCGCCATCATCATGGGCAGCCAGTCCGACTGGGCGACCATGCGCCAGGCCGCTGAAACGCTGGAAGCGCTTGGCATCCCGCACAAACGGCTGATCATCTCGGCACACCGGACCCCCGACCGGCTCTATGACTTCGCCAAGGGCGCAAAGGCCGCCGGCTACAAGGTGATCATCGCCGGCGCCGGCGGCGCCGCCCACCTGCCCGGCATGACAGCCGCGATGACGCCGCTGCCGGTATTCGGCGTGCCGGTGGAATCGAAGGCGCTGTCGGGGCAGGATTCGCTGCTCTCGATCGTCCAGATGCCGGCCGGCGTTCCGGTGGGAACACTGGCCATCGGCAAGGCGGGTGCCGCCAATGCAGCCCTCTTGGCGGCCGCCGTGCTTGCGCTGAATGACTACAAGCTCGCCCAGCGGCTCGATGCCTGGCGCGCCTCGCAGACCGCCAAGGTCGCGGCTGAGCCCACGGATACGCCATGAGCCTGCCCGCCGGATCGACCATCGGCATCATCGGCGGCGGCCAGCTCGGCCGCATGCTGGCGATGGCGGCCGCCCGTCTCGGCTACCGCACCATCGTGCTGGAGCCGCAGCCGGATTGCCCGGCCGCCCCGGTCGCCAACCGCCAGATAACGGCCGCCTATGACGATCCGGCCGCCCTTGCCGAACTGGCGGCGGCAAGTTCCGTTGTCACCTATGAGTTCGAGAATGTTCCGGTTGCCGCGGCACAAGCGCTCGCCGCCAGGGTCGCGGTCTATCCGCCGGCACGCGCGCTGGACGTGGCGCAAGACCGTGTGAGCGAGAAAACATTCCTGAATGGCATCGGCATTGCCACCGCCGATTTCCGGCGGGTCGACACTGACGACGAATTGACGGCGGCGCTGAAGGCATTCGGCGGCAGCGGCATCCTGAAGACGCGGCGCATGGGCTATGACGGCAAGGGCCAGCGCGTCTTCCGCAACATGGAAGCCGGCGGTTTCGCCGGCACCTGCGAGGCGATGGGCAATGTGCCGCTGATCCTGGAAAGCTTCGTGCCGTTCGAGCGCGAGATCTCGGTGATCGCGGCGCGCGGGCTGGACGGCACGGTCGCCGCCTATGATCCGGCCGAGAATGTGCACCGCAACGGCATTCTCCACACATCGACCTTGCCGGCTGCCGTCATGCCCAAAACGGCTGAGGCAGCACAGGCGGCGGCGGCGAAGATCCTGTCGGCGCTCCACTATGTCGGCGTCATCGGCGTCGAATTCTTCGTGCTGGCGGACGGTTCGCTGCTCGCCAACGAGATCGCGCCGCGTGTCCACAATTCCGGCCATTGGACCGAAGCCGCCTGCATCGTTTCGCAGTTCGAGCAGCACATCCGCGCCGTTGCCGGCTTGCCGCTCGGCAGCCCGAACCGCCATTTTGATTGCGTGATGGAAAACCTGATCGGCGACGACGTGCTGCGCGTCCCAGCCCTGCTCGCCGAGCCCGGCCTGATGCTGCATCTCTACGGCAAGGCGGAGGCAAGGCCCGGCCGCAAGATGGGTCATTTCACCCGGATCGGCCGCCGGTAAAGCCGCTCACGCACGCCCTGCAATGGCTGCCCAAGGACGGCAAACTACTCCACCTCGTCGCTGTCGTCGGGACTGGCGCAGCTCGCATCGCCCTTCTGGCAATTGGCCGAGGCGGCGAGCTGCTTGATGCGCTCGTTGGTCAGCCTGGTCAGGCATTGCGAAACCTCCAGCGCATGGATGGAGCCGCCCTGACTGGCGGCCGTGGTATGCGCGCATTCGACGTCGCGGAAGGCGATCCAGGCGCGCTGTGCCGCCTGCAGCAATCTCTTGTCATCGGCATCGTCGGAGCCGATCAGGTCCTGATAAGCCTTGTTGAGCCTGGCGTCGGCCGCCTGGTAGTCCTCGCCGGCACAGATGTTCATCATCTGCTGGCTGTCGTCGGAGCGGTCGCATTCCTGGGCGCGGACGGCTGCGGTCGCCGCCAGCACGACCAGCCAGGCATACAGGAATGTTCGGCGCATGCTCGTCCCCAAATCACTTCAAATCTACGGCATCATTCCAGCCGGCCCGGAACCGTGCAATGCCGCAGGGCCAACATGGCGGATATTTGATAATATTGGGATGCGCGGCATGCTTGCGGTTGACTCACGGTTGACATGGGCAAGCCTCCTCGTTTATGAGCCACCCACCGTTCAAAAGGCGCGTCTTCTGGCGCGCCTTAAAATTTCGACCCGGGACCGGGTCCACATCGACAGGCAAGACCATGAAGATCAAGAATTCGCTCAAGGCGCTGAAGGCGCGTCACCGCGACAGCCAGCTGGTTCGCCGCAAGGGCCGCGTCTACATCATCAACAAGACCGCCCCGCGCTACAAGGCGCGCCAGGGCTGAGCTTTCGGCTGGAGGCTGACCGCCTCCGCCATTGATGCTTGTCGGCCTGCCGACCGTTCTCACGCAAAATCACTTTGATGTTCCGCCGCCCGGGGACTAGAGTCGGGCGATGCGGATTCTTTTTGCATTTCTGATCGCGTTGCCTGTTTCTTTGTCCGTGCCCGCCTTGGCGGACGATCAGGCCAGCGCACCGGCGGCCCCGGAAGCTCCGGCCGCGCCGCTGACGAAACAGGCCCGGCTTGACAAGCTGTTCGCCGACCTCAAGCGCGAGCGCAATGAAAAGGCCGCCGAACGCATCGCCGGCAATATCTGGAACGAATGGTTCCACTCCGGCAGCGCTTCGATCGACCTGATGATGCAGTGGTCGCAAAAGGCGATCGAGAACCAGAAATTCGACGTCGCGCTCGATTTCCTCGACCAGGTGGTGACCTTGCAGCCGACCTATGCCGAAGGCTGGAACCGGCGCGCCACGGTGCATTTCATGATGAAAAACTACAGCAAGTCGATGTCCGACATCGATCATACGCTGCAGTTGGAGCCCCGCCATTTCGGCGCGCTTGCGGGCCTGGCGCAGATCATGGCTTTGACCGGCCATAAGCAATCGGCGCTCGAAGCCTGGCAGAGGGTGCTGGCAATCTATCCGATGATGCGCAGCGCCCAGAACCAGGTCGCCACCCTTTCGGAAGAGCTCGCCGGCGAAGGAATTTGACTAGGCAGTAGCGAATGGGGATTAGGCAGTAAGCTGAGATGCCCTTTCCCCTACCGCCTACCGCCTACCGCCTACTGCCTACTGCAGAATCTCCATGAACCTTCTCTACACCGCCTTCGCCTTCCTTCTGGCGCTTGTCTTCGTCCTTGTCGGCGTCACCCGGATCGGCTCGTGGCTGATCGAACGCCGTAATCCGTCCATCGGTGAATTCGCCGACATCCGCGGCGCCCGTATTCACTACGTCCATATTCCCGCCCCCGCCAACGCGGACCTGCCGCCGGTCGTCTTCATTCATGGCGCCAGCGCCAATCTCAGGGATCAAATGCTGCCGCTGAGGCCGCTGCTGGAAGGCCGCGCCGAAATGCTGTTCTTCGACCGGCCGGGATTCGGCTGGTCCGGGCGCGGACCGGGCACCAATGAAGACCCGTCGGCGCAGGCCAATACCCTCGCCGCGCTGATGGATCATCTGCGCATCCGCAAGGCAGTCATCGTCGGCCATTCCTTCGGCGGCGTGGTAACATCGGCATTCGGCTGCGAACATCCCGACAAGATGCTCGGACTGATCTTCCTGGCGCCGGCGACCCATCCGTGGCCGGGCGGCGCGACATCTTGGTACTACGACCTGACCATGCTTCCGGTGATCGGCCGGCTGTTCTCCGAAACGCTGACCTATCCCGCCGGAACAGTGCGGATTGCCGATGCCACGACCTGCGTCTTCTCACCCAACAAGGTGCCGGACGACTATATCGACAAAGCGTCGATCCCGCTGGTGCTGCGGCCGGCAGCCTTCCGCGCCAATGCCAGCGATGTTGCCGGGCTCTACCGCTATGCGCTCGGCGCCGCGCCACGCTACAACGAGATCAAGGCGCCGACCGTGGTCATCTCCGGCGACCGGGACAAGGTCGTCTACGCTCACATCCATTCCGTCGGCCTGGTGCGCGACATCGCCGGCGCCGAACTCGTCTGGGTGGGCAATCTCGGCCACAAGCCGGACTGGATCGCCCCTGACCTCGTCGCCGGCGCCATCGAAAAGGTCGCCGGCAAGGACATCGATCTTGAGGCGATGGCCAGGGCAGTGGAAAGGCGGATCGCCGGCGACGCCTACGGGGCGGGCCGATGTGCCGATATCAAGCTGCCGGAGACCGAGCTTGCACCGACCTGAGGCGGGAAGATGCCTCCTCAGGCAGGCAGCGCCACAAGTTAGATCACCAGCAGCGGCGTTTTGCCGGGAACGCGCTCGTAAAGATCCATGACGTCCTGATTGAACACGCAGCCGGACGAAGCGGATTTGCCGATGGACTTCCAATCCGGCGACCCGTGAATGCGGTAAAGCGTGTCGACGCCATCCTTGAAGATGTAGAGAGCGCGAGATCCGAGCGGGTTGCTGACGCCGGGCTCCATGCCCTGGCGCCATTTTTCCAGCTTCCGATCCCGGCGGATCATAGCCGAAGGCGGCGTCCAGGTCGGCCATTTGCGTTTCCACTGGACGATCGCACGTCCCTTCCAGGAATAGCCCTGGCGACCCAGGCCGACGCCATAGCGCATGGCCTTGCCACCCTTGAGCACCAAGCAGAGGAACTTGTCGGTCGTATTGACCACGATCGTTCCAGGTTTCTCGCCCGTCGGATCGTCGACCATCTGTCGCAGAAACCGTTCGTCGACCTTGGTGAAGGGTATAGCCGGCAACGCATGGCCGCCATCCCCGACCGCGCTGTACATGCTCGCATAGTCGGGCGACACCGGGACCATGATTTCAGGCGCGGCCTGTTCGATCGGCGCCTTTTCCGGTGTCGGCTCAAGCGGCGCGGGATTGAAGGAACTGGCCGCGCTGATCGGCTGTCTGGGCATCTGGGCATAGGCCGAGATCGCCGAAACCCCGACAAGCGACAGCCCGGTCAGCAGCGACCGCGCGAAACGAGAGATGACATTGAAGTACACTTTCAAAATGGGAGATGCTGGCGGGTAGGGCGACTGTTAGCGCCACTCGACCGCGCCTTGTAGAGGCGATCACGGCAAGCCCGTGTCCAGACAGAGGCCAGGACCATTGTCCAAGCCTCTGTTGTATCGCTGCCACGTTGAGCTACGCACAGGGCGCGAGATATGCTTCCGTCAGGAAAGGCTGGGCTTACCGGCCGGCTGCTTCCGATCCGACATAGGCGATGCGCAGCAT
The genomic region above belongs to Mesorhizobium sp. B4-1-4 and contains:
- a CDS encoding sigma-70 family RNA polymerase sigma factor, with product MSERALAERFNEVVLPHLGDALALARWLTGNAADAEDVVQDACIKAHAGISGYAGGNARAWLLTIVRNTSYTWMSRNRPRAIMAVGDLGDLDDMAAAHGTSLPDEDGPEASLIARADTAALEAAIAALPQPFRETLVLRDINGLSYREISAMLDVPMGTVMSRLARARGLLASELGRAP
- a CDS encoding anti-sigma factor family protein is translated as MTSHDDGLPNDPEGIRLMIHALVDGELDAAAALAVERRIAADPRLAAEHARIVALRATVSRLPRPDVSDAFRARIAAIGMAGAEQQEQAEATEPQQRAPLAPPGSIVGAGAGQRREAGTRPSQTRSSPGARRFGSFDWRALAASIMISAVLASGATQWVMQGGMDDGVAAAVANGHRRSLLATSPTDIVSSDRHTVKPWLDARIGVSPPAPDLAQDGYALIGGRVEVISGRPVPALVYRHREHLITLVAEPQQDGKVTQPDDLSSGGFSMVHWSDGAFSFWAISDMERPELDDFVARFRKAAV
- the purE gene encoding 5-(carboxyamino)imidazole ribonucleotide mutase, producing MNDQRADVAIIMGSQSDWATMRQAAETLEALGIPHKRLIISAHRTPDRLYDFAKGAKAAGYKVIIAGAGGAAHLPGMTAAMTPLPVFGVPVESKALSGQDSLLSIVQMPAGVPVGTLAIGKAGAANAALLAAAVLALNDYKLAQRLDAWRASQTAKVAAEPTDTP
- a CDS encoding 5-(carboxyamino)imidazole ribonucleotide synthase, translated to MSLPAGSTIGIIGGGQLGRMLAMAAARLGYRTIVLEPQPDCPAAPVANRQITAAYDDPAALAELAAASSVVTYEFENVPVAAAQALAARVAVYPPARALDVAQDRVSEKTFLNGIGIATADFRRVDTDDELTAALKAFGGSGILKTRRMGYDGKGQRVFRNMEAGGFAGTCEAMGNVPLILESFVPFEREISVIAARGLDGTVAAYDPAENVHRNGILHTSTLPAAVMPKTAEAAQAAAAKILSALHYVGVIGVEFFVLADGSLLANEIAPRVHNSGHWTEAACIVSQFEQHIRAVAGLPLGSPNRHFDCVMENLIGDDVLRVPALLAEPGLMLHLYGKAEARPGRKMGHFTRIGRR
- a CDS encoding lysozyme inhibitor LprI family protein → MRRTFLYAWLVVLAATAAVRAQECDRSDDSQQMMNICAGEDYQAADARLNKAYQDLIGSDDADDKRLLQAAQRAWIAFRDVECAHTTAASQGGSIHALEVSQCLTRLTNERIKQLAASANCQKGDASCASPDDSDEVE
- the ykgO gene encoding type B 50S ribosomal protein L36 — translated: MKIKNSLKALKARHRDSQLVRRKGRVYIINKTAPRYKARQG
- a CDS encoding tetratricopeptide repeat protein, giving the protein MRILFAFLIALPVSLSVPALADDQASAPAAPEAPAAPLTKQARLDKLFADLKRERNEKAAERIAGNIWNEWFHSGSASIDLMMQWSQKAIENQKFDVALDFLDQVVTLQPTYAEGWNRRATVHFMMKNYSKSMSDIDHTLQLEPRHFGALAGLAQIMALTGHKQSALEAWQRVLAIYPMMRSAQNQVATLSEELAGEGI
- a CDS encoding alpha/beta fold hydrolase: MNLLYTAFAFLLALVFVLVGVTRIGSWLIERRNPSIGEFADIRGARIHYVHIPAPANADLPPVVFIHGASANLRDQMLPLRPLLEGRAEMLFFDRPGFGWSGRGPGTNEDPSAQANTLAALMDHLRIRKAVIVGHSFGGVVTSAFGCEHPDKMLGLIFLAPATHPWPGGATSWYYDLTMLPVIGRLFSETLTYPAGTVRIADATTCVFSPNKVPDDYIDKASIPLVLRPAAFRANASDVAGLYRYALGAAPRYNEIKAPTVVISGDRDKVVYAHIHSVGLVRDIAGAELVWVGNLGHKPDWIAPDLVAGAIEKVAGKDIDLEAMARAVERRIAGDAYGAGRCADIKLPETELAPT
- a CDS encoding L,D-transpeptidase, producing the protein MPRQPISAASSFNPAPLEPTPEKAPIEQAAPEIMVPVSPDYASMYSAVGDGGHALPAIPFTKVDERFLRQMVDDPTGEKPGTIVVNTTDKFLCLVLKGGKAMRYGVGLGRQGYSWKGRAIVQWKRKWPTWTPPSAMIRRDRKLEKWRQGMEPGVSNPLGSRALYIFKDGVDTLYRIHGSPDWKSIGKSASSGCVFNQDVMDLYERVPGKTPLLVI